AACGGTACTGGGTGAAGCCCGTGCGCCAGCCCCGGCGCCGGAAGCCCGGCAGATTCTTCATGAGATACACCCGGTACTCCCGCCCCGGGTCACGGTGGCGCGCCACCGAGTACATGAACACACGGAAGGCCCGGGACTGGTTGTCCTCGGTACCGAGAAAGATCCGCACCGGCTCCGCGCCGCCCCTGGCCTCGCCGCTGGCCGGCATCACCACGCAGGGAGGATGACCCGGCGCCGCCGGCGGTTCGACCTTCGAGGTCATGGATTCAGGCATCCCTTGCACGGGGACAGGGCTCTGGCATTGGCATGGGGTGAATGGGGCACCTTCATATAAGGGGTTCCAAAAAGGTATTTTCAGCGGATTCGATTCCAGGGCGCAACTTGCGTGGTGGTCCCACGCATCGAGGGCGAACCAGCGGGCGAGTGACGGGAACCCGTTATCTGTTCCCGGGTCGAAGCGAAGCACAGACATCCCGGATGAGGCCCATGACCCCCACTCCCCGCAGGCGTTTCCTGGTCACCGCCGGCGGCGTCCTCGCCGCCGCCGCATCTCCCCCCTTGGCCGCGGCACTGACGGCCACGCCGCGCCAGCCCGTGGGCCCGTTCTATCCGGTGGAGCTGCCCCTGGATGATGACAACGACCTCACGCGGGTGGCGGGAGTCGATGCGCCGGCCAGGGGCCACCACGCGGAACTCACCGGCCGGCTCCTGGACGGCAACGGCCGGCCCCTGGGGGGGCTGCGGATGGAAATCTGGCAGTGCGATGCCAACGGCCGCTATCACCATCCGCGGGATGGTGGCGATGGTCGCCGCGACGCTGGCTTTCAGGGCTTCGGCCACACCATGACGGACGGTGACGGCCGCTACCGCTTCCGCACCATCCGCCCGGTGCCCTACCCCGGGCGCACCCCTCACATCCACATCGCCGTCAGGCCCCTGGGCGAGCGACCCTTCGTGACCCAGCTCTACGTGGCGGGTGAGGAGCGCAACGACGGCGACTTCCTCTATCGGCGGGTGCCCGCGGAGAAGCGGGAGCTCGTTACCGCGGCCTTCCGGCCTGCCGGGGATGGTGAGTTGCTCCAGGCCCGCTGGGACGTGGTGCTGGGCCAGACCCCGGCCTGAGGACCGCCCGCGCCAGGCCGGCCCGCGAAGGGCCCTGAGCAACGCACCCTGGCGGAAAGAGAAGCCATGGACTTTATTTAGAGGGTGACACCTCCACGGAAGGTCCCCGGGGCGGAAAGGGGGGAT
The Gammaproteobacteria bacterium DNA segment above includes these coding regions:
- a CDS encoding protocatechuate 3,4-dioxygenase; amino-acid sequence: MTPTPRRRFLVTAGGVLAAAASPPLAAALTATPRQPVGPFYPVELPLDDDNDLTRVAGVDAPARGHHAELTGRLLDGNGRPLGGLRMEIWQCDANGRYHHPRDGGDGRRDAGFQGFGHTMTDGDGRYRFRTIRPVPYPGRTPHIHIAVRPLGERPFVTQLYVAGEERNDGDFLYRRVPAEKRELVTAAFRPAGDGELLQARWDVVLGQTPA